CGCCCGCCGGGTCCACGCGGTGGCGCAGCCAGCCGGCTGGACGACGGTGGTCGACGAGCCTCGCCGCAGCCCGCCGACCGCCGTCGAGCAGCTCACCGTGCTCAGCGCGAACCTGTGGCACGACTGGCCGCGCCAGCACCGGTGGACGGAGCGGCTGGAGGCGGTGGCCCAGCTGGTCGAGGCGGAGGGGGTCGACCTCCTGCTGCTGCAGGAGGTGGCGCGCACACCCGAGCTGAAGGCCGACCTGTGGCTGGCGGACCGGCTGGGCCTGTCGCTGGCCTACGCGCGCGCCAACGGGGCGACCGACGCGATCGGCTTCGAGGAGGGGGTGGCCGTCCTCAGCCGCTTCCCGATCGCCGAGATCCACCTGCGCCAGCTCGGTCGCACCCGCAACCCGCTGACCCGTCGGGTGGCGCTCGCGGCGGAGCTGGCGACCCCGCTCGGCCGGCTGCTCGCCGTCACGGTGCACCTCGGCCTGCTGCGGCACCGCAACGCCCAGCAGCTGCGTGCCCTGCGCGCCTGGGTGGCGCAGCTGAGCGCCGGCGCGGTGGCCGTCGTGGGCGGCGACTTCAACGCGACCGAGGGCCGGGCCGAGATCGAGCTCACCCGCCGGACGTGGACGGACACCTTCCGCCATGCCCATCCGCACGCCGACGCGAGCACCTATGCCAGCGCCGCGCCGTGGCGGCGCTGGTCGAGCCCGCGCCGGCTGGACTACGTCTTCGTGCAGCAGCCCCCGACGCTGCACTGGCGGGTGCTCGGGGCCGGCCACGTCGATGCGCCGGGCGGCCCGCACTCCGACCATCGCGCCGTGCTGGCCCGGTTGCTCCCCACCTAACACCGAGTGGACCCTCAGCGAACGCTCTCGACCCACCAGGGCTTCGTCACGTTCTTCCGGCGCCCACTCGCGCAGGCTCCTCTGCCGCCTCGCGGTCAGACGAGCTGGAGCTCCCTGGTCACCGCTTCGAACGGCACCAGCATCGCCCCGAGCCCGTACCTGCACTGGTACTCGAAGTCCGGCACGAACACGCGCCCAGGTCGCCGTCTGCGGTCACAACACGCCGTCCAGCGGCGGTTCCTGACCGCTAACGGTGATCACGATGCTCCCGCGCCTCCAAGGCAGCAAGGTGCCGGTTGTAGGCCTCGAGCGCGGCGTCGTCCTCGTCGACGTCGGGGGCATGGGGGCCGCCGCCAGCCTGCTCGCCCAGCAGCGCGCCGACCCGGGCCTGCTCCA
Above is a window of Actinomycetes bacterium DNA encoding:
- a CDS encoding endonuclease/exonuclease/phosphatase family protein gives rise to the protein ARRVHAVAQPAGWTTVVDEPRRSPPTAVEQLTVLSANLWHDWPRQHRWTERLEAVAQLVEAEGVDLLLLQEVARTPELKADLWLADRLGLSLAYARANGATDAIGFEEGVAVLSRFPIAEIHLRQLGRTRNPLTRRVALAAELATPLGRLLAVTVHLGLLRHRNAQQLRALRAWVAQLSAGAVAVVGGDFNATEGRAEIELTRRTWTDTFRHAHPHADASTYASAAPWRRWSSPRRLDYVFVQQPPTLHWRVLGAGHVDAPGGPHSDHRAVLARLLPT